DNA from Cutibacterium acnes:
GAAATCTGCCTGCCACAGGACCGCGACCACACCGCGGTGTGCAACCTCGCCTCGGTGAACTTGGCGGCGCACCTCGCCGGCCCGCGTGGCAAGCGTCGTCTGGATTGGGACCAGTTGGCCGCCACCACCCGGCTGGCGGTACGTCATCTCGACAACCTTGTCGACATCACCGCCTCTGCAGTACCACAGGCTCAGCGCTCCAACGAGGAAAACCGCGCAATTGGTCTAGGCGTCATGGGTCTGACGGATATGCTCGAGCAGATTCGAGTCCCCTACGACTCCCCGGATGCGTGCGAGATCGTCGACCGGGTCGTTGAGTTCATCAGTTGGCACGCTATCGACACCTCGGCCGACCTGGCCGCCGAACGTGGGGCGTACCCAATGTTCGAAGGGTCGGGGTGGTCACGCGGGATGGTTCCCGTGGACACTTTGGCCGTCCTCGAGCGCGACCGTGGCATCCCTGTCGACGTCGACCGGACGACGCGGATGGACTGGGACGCGCTGCGCGCCAAGGTGCGCACTGGGATGCGCAATGCCACCTTGATGGCGATCGCTCCGACGGCGTCAATCGGCCTCATCGCGGGCACAACGCCCGGCCTGGATCCGCAGTTCTCCCAGATGTTCTCCCGAACCACCTCGGCCGGGAAGTTCCTCGAGGTTAATCGCAATCTCGTGGCGGACCTCAAGGATCTGGGCCTGTGGGAGACGATCCGCGAGGAATTGCTGCGTCGTCAGGGTGATCCCAGCGAGATTGAGGCAATTCCGGCGCCCTTGCGTCGTCTTTACCGCACCTCCTTCACCCTGGACCCGATGGCCTACCTCAACGTGGCCGCTCGGGCGCAGAAGTGGGTGGATCAGGCCATTAGCCGCAACATCTACCTGGCCTCGCGGTCGGTCGGTGACATGGAGGACCTCTACACCGCAGCTTGGCGAATGGGTGTCAAAACGACGTACTACCTGCACATGCTGCCTCGCCACACCGCCGAGCAGTCGACGGTGGCCGTTAACAAGGCCGCCGGGCGTCGGAACGGCCCACGTCGCGGATTCGCCACTGCGGTGCGTCGGGCCTCAGGTGCCGCGACTATCAGGAAACCGGTTACCGAAACGCTCAATGCGAGCGTGGAGCCCGTCGTCTCCCTCGACCTTATCGACGGCGCCTCCTGCCCTGTTGACCCCCAGGAGCGCCAACAGTGCGAGTCCTGCCAGTGATTGACCATACTGCCCGCTGAAAGCGAGAACACCGATGATCCTTGGTTCTGGAATCCAAGAGGGGCTGCTACTCAAGCCCGTCACCTACTCCTGGGCGTACGACCTCTACAACCAGGCTGTGGCAAACACGTGGTTTCCCAACGAGATTCAGCTCGATGAGGACCTTGCCGACTTTGCCCGGATGACCCCAGACGAGCACCATGCCTTGACCAACCTCATGAGCTACTTCAACCCCAATGAGCTGCTCGTCAACAAAGCGCTGGCTTTTGGGGTCTACCCCTATGTCAACGCTGCCGAGTGCCACCTATACCTGGCCAAGCAGATGTGGGAGGAGGCCAACCACTGTATGGCCTTCGAGTATGTCCTCGAAACCTTCCCGATTGACCGCGACGAGGCCTACCGATCCCACATCCACGTCCCCTCAATGGCTCGCAAGGAAGCTTTCGAGGTGGCGTTCATCAAGCGGATGACCGAGCAGACTCTTGATATCACCACCGTCGAGGGTAAGCAGGACTTCGTGCGCAACCTGATTGCCTACAACATTATCCTCGAGGGGATTTGGTTCTACTCCGGCTTTATGGTCGCATTGTCGTTCCGTCAGCGGAACCTCCTTCGCAACTTCGGTTCCCTCATCGACTGGGTGGTCCGTGACGAATCCTTACACCTGAAATTCGGGATGAACCTCATTCTGACGGTGCTGGAGGAAAACCCCGAAATCGCCACCGACGAGTTCGCGGCCGAGATCCACGATATGATCGTTCAGGGAGTCGAGATGGAGGAGCAGTATAACCGTGACATGCTCCCGCGGGGGATCCTCGGAATGAACGCTGATTACGTTAATGACTATGTCAAATACCTGGCAGATCGTCGTCTCGAAGAACTCGGATTCGAGCCAGAATACCGCGTAGTTAACCCTGCCAAGTGGATGGCCACGGCCAATGACACCTTGCAGGTTGTGAACTTCTTCGAGGCCACCAATACCTCTTATGAGGTCAATGCCCACGCCACCGGCAGTCGGTGACGCGCGCCGCGACGAGTCGAACATTCGCTGCGGCGCGCGGTGAGCGTGCATGAAGTCGCCACAGCATGCACGCTGACGTGTCGGCCCCAAGTATGGTCTTGGGGCCGGCATCGTCCCTTGTTAGAGCCCACTAACGTGGACGAACTTTTAGCCCACCGGAGGCGTAATGGCATCCGGTCTCCAAAAACTACGTGACCGTCAAAAGGCTCATGGTCTGTCTGACCTGGAGCGCCCTCACGGTCGTCCTCGCCGTCGTGCTGGGAGTTTTCGTCACTTGATGGGCGGGGGTCGTCGCCATCACAGCCACCGGCGCCTCCATTGACGGGCTGCCATCCGAGGAGGCTCGTGCGTTACGCGACCGCATGACGGAACTGGCCGAAGGCAAGGACGCGGCGCTGTGATCGAACAGAGGGCCAGCGAAGCGCGGGGCGGCGAAGAGGTTGTTGAGCAACGTCCCCACTGGGCGACTCCACTCGTGCGAGGCTGGATGATTATTGCAGCCGCTGCTGTGGCGGCCGCTTGGGATGTCACGTATCAAGATGACGGTACTTGGCGGAATCAATGTTGTCCGAAGTCGAACAATCAACGGTACTGTTGCCGATCGGCGATGATGAGCAGGTACGCGCCGCCCTTGACACCCTGTGGCCTAGGTTCCGACTAGACGCAGTGCCCCTCCATGGGATTCCGAAACGAGCGCGGTGGTTCCGGTGGTTTGATTAGAGAATCGTCGGCTGGGGGTTCAACGAGGAGGTCGTCGTGACGCGCAGGGGTTGTTTACCTGGACCGTCAGCGTCGTTCCTCATGCTCGGTCGCAGTCGGTAAGACTGTCCCAGGGGCCGATACAACGCAAACTCGGCTTGGCTGATATCGACGTGCATACCTCGTCTGGCCCAGTGACGGTTTCCTGTCCCCACCTCGACGCCATGGACGCCCAGGTCTTCGCCGTCGGTCAGATGGATCCGCCCGTGCCGCCCGTGGCCGGGAACTGTCACCCGAGTCTCCCCCGCACCAACCATCTACCGTTACGCTTGTCCACCATGAACAAGGTGCTGGGAATTGACGTTGGTGGTTCCGGGATCAAGGGAGCCCCGGTTGACCTCGAGGTCGGAGACTTTGCCGAACCGAGGCTTCGCATTCCCACCCCGGAGAAGTCGTCCCCCGAGAACATCGTTACCGTGCTGCGTGAGATCGTCGACAATTTCGCCCCCACCATCGGTGACGGGCCGGTTGGCATCTCTTTCCCCGCCCCGGCACGCCACGGCGTCATTCCCTTCATCGCTAACCTCGATCAGGGTTGGGCCGGCCTGCACGCCGAGAAATATATTAGTGACGCTCTCGGCCGCCCAGTGACCGTTCTTAACGACGCCGACGCCGCAGGTGTGGGCGAGGTCCACTACGGCGCTGCGAGGGGAGTACCTGGCGTTGTCGTTCTCACCACTCTGGGCACCGGCATCGGCTCTGCCGTCATCAATAACGGCATCCTGCTGCCGAACACCGAGCTTGGGCACCTCGAGATTGATGGTCACGACGCCGAGAAGCGCGCTGCCTCCTCGGTTAAGGATCGCAAGCACATGTCTTACAAGGACTGGGCAACCAAGCGTCTGCAGCGTTACTACGAGGTCGTCGAGATGCTCTTTTCCCCCGATCTCTTTGTCGTCGGTGGCGGTATCTCTAAGGACCATAAGAAGTTCTTCAAGTACCTCAAGCTCGAGACGCCGATGGTGCCCGCCCAGTTGTTGAATCGAGCTGGCATCATCGGTGCGGCCTGGCAGGCCCAGTGGCGTCTAGAGCATCCTGACGCCACCGAGGAAGAGGTCGTCAAAGCTGCCAAGAAGGCGAAGGACGCTGACTGAGGCCACGTGAGAACTAGGGATCGTTCGTCGGAGTAGAGGGGCGAATATCTGCGGGGTCCTGGTCAGTCACGCACTCAACCCCACGTATCACTCGGTTTTCGTGCCGCGGAACGATGCGCGACGACCTTCCGCCACGGCATGGTGGATGCCATGACCACGGATGAAAGGAACTCATGACCAAGCAAGAATTCATCCTTACCTTCATTTCGGTTGCGATCTTCTTAGTTCTTCTTGTTCCTACGCTTATCTACAAGATTCGCAGGGAGCGGAAACTCCCCACCGGCGAGCCGGTACCCGTGACTCAGGGGCAACGTTTCATGGCCTTGCTGGGTGATGCCATGTGGGTAGGCCTGCTTACGCTGGCAGGATGGGGCTTGTTCAGCGGCGCCACACTCGGGTATGAGTTCAACCACGTCGACCAAAAATCAGCCATCGAGCAGGCCATTCACCCCGCAGGCAGCGCACTCCTGCTAGGAATTAACGTCGGCTACGTACTGATATCGCTCGTGGGACGCCTTGGCGTCTCCCCTGGAACGAACTCCCGACAGCTTGCCTGGGTAGATTCGACCGGTCGCCCGGCAGGGCGCGGTCACACTTTCGTTATCGGTCTGGCTTTCATCTTGTCCATTCTCGGCAAGACGTCGGTCGGAGTCTTTGCGTCGATCGGTGGCACCATCCTCTTCATCGAGGCAGTCTCCGTACTCACGACTAAACGCGGCATTATCGGCAAACTCATGCATGTGAATCTCGTCGATGCCAGATGCATCACGCCGCAACCATGCTGACTTACGCATCGCCCGCCCAAAGAGGACGGGCGATCGTCACCTTCACCTGTTCAGCCCTGACGGGTCTTCAGCCGCGGGTTCTTCTTATTGATGACGTAGACGCGACCATGACGGCGCACCACCTGGGAGCCGGGCTGGTTCTTCAGAGATCGTAGCGAGTTCCTGACCTTCATAACCTTCTACGTCCTTGACGATACCATCTTATTGGTACTCGTTCTCACTATCAAACCAGCTCCATATCCTGAGACTCAGCCCAGTACATCCAGCGGTAGAGACCCGCCCTGTCAGCCATCGACTGCAAAGCCAACGCCGATTCTCGGCCGTCATCTGTTGACCATATCGCAGCAAGGATCCCCACCCCATCCAGTCAAAATTCTGGTTGCTTACCTCTCAAGATCCCTCAGGTTAGCGACGCAACGAAGACGACCTTGATGATGTGCATACGATTCTCGGCGTGCTCGCGCATCGTCAAAGCATCAGCGCACACCCAAGTCGGATGAAACTCGTCAGTCAAACCATTAAAACCGGAACATCGGCATACTCAGCCAGTCCCTCCACTACCGACCGATGACCCCGGATACTCATATATATGACCCATCATCCGACCCGCATCTTTTACAGACTCCTTATGCCCCATATCGGATCCACTCGTCACATGCTCACCCTATCCGTAAGCCGCCACCTCGAGAGCACACCGAGTACGCGCCGACGCCTTCTTAAAAATCAGGGCATATTCTTCCTCGCAAGCATAGGATGCTCAGTTCCGCAGCACTTAGCATCCTTAAGCTGCGCAGCCAAACCGGCGATGGATTCAATTTCCTCAGCACCACAAGCATGTCAACGACAACGATCTTCACAGTAAAATCCGTGACATGATATTCCTTCTTCGACGTGTCCATCTCTATCCGACTAACACATATTAGCTGTTCTATTTACGAGGCCTATCAATGATCCATTGAATCACGAGCAATCGGGCACGTCATACAATAATTTCCATCAATCATGATGGCATGTAAAACCATCCAAGCCCAGCGAATTAACTACGCTTGCGGCGATAATTCTCTACACGGCATGAGCTGAGGACGTACCCCCCCTTGCCAACGTCACCTCACGGTCGTACCGTGGTGATTAGCAGCTAGCCGAGGCGCTAGCCGCCATATAAGATTCCCAAATAAGAGGAGAAGCAATGCGTCGGTCAAGAATTGCTGTCGCTGCTGCGACGGCTACTGCGCTGGTCGGATCAATCGCAGCAATCACCCCCTCCCCCCAGGCAGAAGCTAGCTCCAATAGGCCACGCTCGGTAGCTCAAGCCGCTATCGCCACGGATGGAAAGGGGATAATCAACAAGGACTGCCGTGATGCAGTCATCAACGATGCAAAGCTGCGTGCCGCGATTGCCGGTGCGTTGGTTAAGGCTGGATTTAGTTCCGCCGACGCGGTGGCTCTAGCGCCGCGTATTGCCAGAGAAATGGCAAAAGAGGGCGTCCTCCTCATCAACCACCACAAGCTAAAGGCTCTCATCGGAGCCCAGGTGGGTCTGCTCACTGATGCGAAGATCCAGCGTGCTGCCGCTGCAGTGGACCTCGGCATCAAAGCCACTCTAGCTGCGACAATCATTCCCAACGCGCTGCATTCAGCGGCATTCAAGGATGCGGTGGTCGCAAATCTTGTCGCCGCCGGCGTTGACAAGAAGTTGGCAAAGGCTACGGCTGTCGCCATTGCCGCAACTGCGCTCAATCCCGCTCTCGGGCCGATCGCAAAGACTGAGGCCATTAAGGCTGAGATCGGTGCCCAGGCAGCTCTCCTAGTGAGCAGGGGTGTGCACCTCAAGAAGGCGGCCATCGAGCATATCATCGGTCGGAGTTTCGACGCTGCCGTTGCCACGGCAATCGTCAGTTCTCCCATCCTAAATGCGCGTATCGTCACCCACTTGGTTAGGGCTGGGATAGACAAGTCCCTTGCAGTCCAGATCGCACCTCGCATTATCGATCGGCTGGCCAAGGAGCCGCTTCTTGCGCTCAACACCGCCAAGCTCATGAAGAACATCACTCGACAGATTGTTGACGTTATCACCGCCGACAAAGCTATCAAGACTGCTGAGCAGCTCGAGAAAGAACTGCCGGCTCTGGACGACCTTGTGAAGAAGGCTTGCTCCTGCCCGAAGCCGACTCCTACTCCCACTCCAACACCAACCCCTACTCCCACTCCAACACCAACCCCTACTCCAACACCAACCCCTACTCCAACACCAAAACCAACCCCTACTCCAACACCAAAACCAACCCCAACTCCCACTCCAACACCAACCCCAACACCGAAACCAAAGCCAACCCCGGCTCCGGCTCCGACTAGTGGGGCGACCTCTGATGAATCGACCAGCCGCTCGGGAGGCCATTCGCAGGGTGGCTCCGGGACTCATTACATCCATCACGGTGTTGCCCCTGTGCTGACCCACTCAAGTGATCTTCCGTCAACGGGATTCTGATCACCATCGGCGATAACCCCTTGGGGTGGTTTATCAGCCAATCACAATGGCCATGGCTCACAGTTCTTGTGGGCCATGGCCATTGTTTTTCAGCCACGAAATCGGCAACCAGGATCTGTAACAAGTAATCCCACCCACCACCTCTGGGTTTTCACCACACCGTGTACGGCACCGATATGGTCAAGATATCGTCGATCCCGGGGGGCAGCTCGGGTAGATCATTCCCGTTCTGGACTCGACGGGTCACATCCGATCTGGGGCATCAATACCCAGCAGGTCAAGGCCTCGGCCAAGCACCCGACGAGTAGCCGCGCACAAGGCCAGACGCGATCCGCGAACCTCGCCGGTACTACGCAACACCGGGCACTGCTCATAAAACACCGAGTAAGCGCCAGCCAATTCGTAGAGGTAAGTGCACAGCTTGTGCGGAGTTAGGTCGGTAGCAACAACCTCGACGATCTCTCCGAACCTCGACAACAACAGGGCCAACTGTTGCTCGGCTGGCTCGTCGAGGACGCTGATGCGACCCCAATCCATCGCATCCAGGTCGGCCTCGGGATCGACGTTCGGGTTGGCCTCAGCGGCCGCTTTGCGCAAGATCTGTGAGACGCGGGCGTGAGCGTACTGCAGATACGGGCCAGTGTCACCGGTGGTCTGCACCATCCGCTCAGCGTCAAAAACATAGTCCTTCTGCAAGCCGTTGGACAGGTCGTCGTATTTAATGGCAGCCAAGGCGATATTCGGAGCCGCGTGCGTCTCGGCCTCGTCGAGCAGATCCGACAACGACACTGTGCCACCCTCACGAGTCTTGAAAGGACGGCCATCAGGGCCAAGCACCATGCCGTAGCCGACGTGCTCGGCCTCGACGTCGTCAGGCAGGAACCCGGCCATTCGGGCCACCTGGAAAAGCACTTCAAAGTGATGGCTCTGGCGCACGTCGGTGACGTAAATAATGCGGTCGGCCTTGAGTTTGCCCACGCGACGACGAATCGCAGCGAGATCGGTGGCGTCATATCCGAAGCCACCGTCCCTCTTACGCACGATCATTGGGGCATCCTGCCCCTCGACGAAAACGCACAGTGCGCCGTTGTCCTCGACGGCCAGGCCGTCAGCCGCGAGCTCGTCCACAACCCGCGGCAGGTCGTCGTTGTAGCTGGACTCGCCGGCCACGTCCTCGTCCGTCAGCAGCACCGACAGACGGGCGTAGGTGGCGTTGAACCCCTCCAGGGAGATGTCAATGAGAGTACGCCAGATCCGCAGAGTCTCGGCGTCCCCACCCTGCAGTTTGACAACGCGACGGCGCGCACGGTCAGCAAACTGCGGGTCAGCATCGAAAGTCTTCTTGGAATCCTGGTAGAGCTGCTCGACACCGGACAGGTCGAAATCGTCGACGTCCATCCGTTTCTCGACGATGTACTCAATGAGCATGCCGAACTGGGTGCCCCAGTCACCGATGTGATTCTGTGGGATAACGGTGTGCCCTTGAGCGCTCAGGACACGGTTGAAGCAGTCGCCGATGATGGTGGAACGTAGGTGACCGACGTGCATCTGCTTGGCGACATTGGGGGCCGAATAGTCGATGACAACTCGCTCGGGTTTCTCAGCCTGGGCGATCCCGGCGTTGGGATCGGTGACGAGATCAGAGGCCACCCGAGCCAGAACGTCGGTACGCAGGCGCAGATTGATGAATCCGGGACCGGCGATCTCGGGGGTTTCGCACAGATCCTCGATATCTAGCTTGGCAACAATATCGGCGGCCACGTCGCGAGGTGGACGTTTCTCCTCCTTGGCCAGGCGCAGGGCGACGTTGGATTGGAAATGTCCGAACTGTGGCTTAGTGGCCGGGCGCAACTGCGGGTCAACTCCGATGGCGGACTCGATGCGGGCAGCAAGCTGAGAGGGAAGAGACGACATGGCGGCATTATCCCACGAGAGGGCCAGCTCGTCACAGTCGGAGGCGCCACAGGCCCCGTAGTGACGTTTTTGGAACAAACACCGCTGCAAAGACGTTTGCCTTAACGATAACGATGTTTCGACAGGGAGGATCTATGAGCGTTCCAACTATCACTCTCAACGACGGAGTTCCCATCCCCCAGCTCGGCTTCGGCACTTGGAAAGTTCCTGCCAACGAGGCCGAGAAGGCCGTCAGCGCCGCCCTGGAGGCAGGTTTCCGCCATATCGACACCGCAGCCATCTACGGCAACGAGGAGGGTGTGGGCCGTGCACTCGCCGACTCCGGTCTGGATCGCAAGGACCTTTTCGTCACCACCAAGCTGTGGAATGACTCCCATCATGCCGACGATGCTCGCAAGGCCATCGAGACCAGTCTGGCCAAGCTGGGCCTCGACCACGTCGACCTCTACCTCATCCATTGGCCAGCCCCGGTCAAGTACGGCGACGCCTACATCGAGGCGTGGAACGCCCTGCAGGACTTCAAGTCAGAGGGCCTGACGCGCTCCATCGGTGTGTCGAATTTCAAGACCGAGCATCTGGACGCCATCGAGGGGGCCGCTCCGAGCGTCGACCAAATCGAGATGCATCCCTCGTTCAACCAGGCGACCTTCCGAGCAGAGCTGGCTGAGCGCGGCATTAACCCGGAGGCCTGGAGCCCGCTGGGCCAGTCGAAGGATCTCGACAATCCCGTCCTCACCGATATTTCCAAGGCGACTGGAAAGACGCCCGCCCAGGTCGTCATTCGCTGGCACCTGCAGATCGGCAACATTGTTTTCCCGAAATCGGTCACCCCGTCGCGCATCGTCGAGAACTTCGATGTGTTCGATTTCGAGCTGTCTGACGAGCAGATCGCCGCAATTGATGGCCT
Protein-coding regions in this window:
- the ykgO gene encoding type B 50S ribosomal protein L36, with translation MKVRNSLRSLKNQPGSQVVRRHGRVYVINKKNPRLKTRQG
- a CDS encoding aldo/keto reductase: MSVPTITLNDGVPIPQLGFGTWKVPANEAEKAVSAALEAGFRHIDTAAIYGNEEGVGRALADSGLDRKDLFVTTKLWNDSHHADDARKAIETSLAKLGLDHVDLYLIHWPAPVKYGDAYIEAWNALQDFKSEGLTRSIGVSNFKTEHLDAIEGAAPSVDQIEMHPSFNQATFRAELAERGINPEAWSPLGQSKDLDNPVLTDISKATGKTPAQVVIRWHLQIGNIVFPKSVTPSRIVENFDVFDFELSDEQIAAIDGLDHGNRLGGDPSTADF
- a CDS encoding membrane protein — its product is MTKQEFILTFISVAIFLVLLVPTLIYKIRRERKLPTGEPVPVTQGQRFMALLGDAMWVGLLTLAGWGLFSGATLGYEFNHVDQKSAIEQAIHPAGSALLLGINVGYVLISLVGRLGVSPGTNSRQLAWVDSTGRPAGRGHTFVIGLAFILSILGKTSVGVFASIGGTILFIEAVSVLTTKRGIIGKLMHVNLVDARCITPQPC
- the ppgK gene encoding polyphosphate--glucose phosphotransferase, giving the protein MFTWTVSVVPHARSQSVRLSQGPIQRKLGLADIDVHTSSGPVTVSCPHLDAMDAQVFAVGQMDPPVPPVAGNCHPSLPRTNHLPLRLSTMNKVLGIDVGGSGIKGAPVDLEVGDFAEPRLRIPTPEKSSPENIVTVLREIVDNFAPTIGDGPVGISFPAPARHGVIPFIANLDQGWAGLHAEKYISDALGRPVTVLNDADAAGVGEVHYGAARGVPGVVVLTTLGTGIGSAVINNGILLPNTELGHLEIDGHDAEKRAASSVKDRKHMSYKDWATKRLQRYYEVVEMLFSPDLFVVGGGISKDHKKFFKYLKLETPMVPAQLLNRAGIIGAAWQAQWRLEHPDATEEEVVKAAKKAKDAD
- a CDS encoding ribonucleotide-diphosphate reductase subunit beta, whose protein sequence is MILGSGIQEGLLLKPVTYSWAYDLYNQAVANTWFPNEIQLDEDLADFARMTPDEHHALTNLMSYFNPNELLVNKALAFGVYPYVNAAECHLYLAKQMWEEANHCMAFEYVLETFPIDRDEAYRSHIHVPSMARKEAFEVAFIKRMTEQTLDITTVEGKQDFVRNLIAYNIILEGIWFYSGFMVALSFRQRNLLRNFGSLIDWVVRDESLHLKFGMNLILTVLEENPEIATDEFAAEIHDMIVQGVEMEEQYNRDMLPRGILGMNADYVNDYVKYLADRRLEELGFEPEYRVVNPAKWMATANDTLQVVNFFEATNTSYEVNAHATGSR
- the argS gene encoding arginine--tRNA ligase yields the protein MFQKRHYGACGASDCDELALSWDNAAMSSLPSQLAARIESAIGVDPQLRPATKPQFGHFQSNVALRLAKEEKRPPRDVAADIVAKLDIEDLCETPEIAGPGFINLRLRTDVLARVASDLVTDPNAGIAQAEKPERVVIDYSAPNVAKQMHVGHLRSTIIGDCFNRVLSAQGHTVIPQNHIGDWGTQFGMLIEYIVEKRMDVDDFDLSGVEQLYQDSKKTFDADPQFADRARRRVVKLQGGDAETLRIWRTLIDISLEGFNATYARLSVLLTDEDVAGESSYNDDLPRVVDELAADGLAVEDNGALCVFVEGQDAPMIVRKRDGGFGYDATDLAAIRRRVGKLKADRIIYVTDVRQSHHFEVLFQVARMAGFLPDDVEAEHVGYGMVLGPDGRPFKTREGGTVSLSDLLDEAETHAAPNIALAAIKYDDLSNGLQKDYVFDAERMVQTTGDTGPYLQYAHARVSQILRKAAAEANPNVDPEADLDAMDWGRISVLDEPAEQQLALLLSRFGEIVEVVATDLTPHKLCTYLYELAGAYSVFYEQCPVLRSTGEVRGSRLALCAATRRVLGRGLDLLGIDAPDRM